One Edaphobacter lichenicola DNA window includes the following coding sequences:
- a CDS encoding GH39 family glycosyl hydrolase, whose protein sequence is MIRSRTLALAALSLCLFSSLSLTAQQAEQIRIDANAPTTPFPHFWEQTFGSGRAILSLRQSYRDDLRTVKNVTDFKSVRFHGIFMDEVGLYDPDATTKNPGLPPEKVQGAGVYNFSYIDQIYDGLLANNIRPFTELSFMPRKMAADPNQTQAFFYKPVVSPPKDYALWDAMITAFAQHLIDRYGIDEVATWNFEVWNEPNLDFWGGRPNIPTYFELYDHTALALKKVSQRIRVGGPSTAQAGYVADFLQHCKDHNIPVDFASTHVYANDTAKDVFHTDEQIPRDVMVYRAVKKVHDEIAASPYPKMPLIFSEYNASYSNEPDVTDTTYLGPWLANNIRQCDGLTESMSYWTFSDVFEEQGVVRTPFYGGFGLVAADGIPKPSLNAFAMLHRLGDLRIELENDDALATKSSDGAVEVALWNYAPPYGIGAAYTPPPANKGPDKSFQLTFANLPSSAKVELLRVDDDHGNAVKEFDAMGRPRDLTQDQIKKLRAAGAMSPAEKLRLSNGHLQITVPPHGLVVLIVK, encoded by the coding sequence ATGATTCGATCCCGCACACTCGCCCTGGCCGCGCTTAGCCTCTGCCTTTTCAGCTCCTTATCCCTCACCGCCCAGCAAGCGGAGCAGATCCGCATCGACGCCAACGCCCCCACCACCCCCTTCCCCCACTTCTGGGAGCAAACCTTCGGCTCCGGTCGCGCCATCCTCTCCCTCCGTCAGAGCTACCGTGACGACCTTCGCACCGTCAAGAACGTAACCGACTTCAAATCAGTCCGCTTCCACGGCATCTTCATGGACGAAGTCGGCCTCTACGACCCCGACGCCACCACGAAGAACCCCGGCCTGCCTCCCGAAAAAGTTCAGGGCGCCGGCGTCTACAACTTCTCCTACATCGACCAGATCTACGACGGCCTCCTCGCCAACAACATCCGTCCTTTCACAGAGTTAAGCTTCATGCCCCGCAAGATGGCAGCCGACCCAAATCAGACGCAGGCCTTCTTCTACAAGCCCGTCGTGTCACCGCCAAAGGACTACGCCCTCTGGGACGCAATGATCACCGCCTTCGCCCAACACCTCATCGACCGCTACGGCATCGACGAAGTCGCAACCTGGAACTTCGAAGTCTGGAACGAACCCAACCTCGACTTCTGGGGCGGCCGTCCCAACATCCCCACCTACTTCGAACTCTACGATCACACCGCGCTCGCACTCAAAAAAGTCAGTCAAAGAATCCGTGTAGGCGGCCCATCGACGGCCCAGGCAGGGTACGTCGCGGACTTCCTCCAACACTGCAAAGACCACAACATCCCCGTCGACTTCGCCTCCACCCACGTCTACGCGAACGATACCGCCAAAGATGTCTTCCACACCGACGAACAGATTCCCCGCGACGTCATGGTCTATCGCGCGGTCAAAAAAGTGCACGACGAGATCGCCGCCTCACCCTACCCAAAGATGCCGCTCATCTTCAGCGAGTACAACGCCAGCTACTCCAACGAGCCCGACGTAACCGACACCACCTACCTCGGACCTTGGCTCGCCAACAACATCCGCCAGTGCGACGGCCTCACCGAGTCGATGAGCTACTGGACGTTCTCCGACGTCTTCGAAGAGCAGGGAGTCGTCCGAACGCCCTTCTACGGCGGCTTTGGCCTCGTCGCTGCAGACGGCATCCCCAAGCCTTCCCTCAACGCCTTCGCCATGCTGCACCGCCTTGGAGACCTCAGAATTGAACTTGAAAACGATGACGCACTCGCAACCAAATCGAGCGATGGCGCGGTAGAAGTCGCTCTCTGGAACTACGCCCCACCCTACGGCATCGGAGCCGCCTACACCCCTCCTCCCGCCAACAAAGGCCCAGACAAGAGCTTTCAGCTAACCTTCGCCAACCTCCCATCAAGCGCAAAGGTTGAACTCTTGCGAGTGGATGACGACCACGGAAACGCAGTGAAAGAGTTTGACGCCATGGGCAGGCCGCGCGACCTCACGCAGGATCAGATCAAAAAGTTGAGAGCCGCCGGTGCCATGTCGCCTGCAGAAAAACTCCGGCTCTCCAACGGTCATCTGCAGATCACTGTGCCGCCACACGGCCTGGTCGTTCTCATCGTTAAATAA
- a CDS encoding GH39 family glycosyl hydrolase: protein MMRRRSRLLPLSLILLCTAWPCFSQSQPPAEEVVTIDAHATTTPFPHFWEQMFGSGRAILTLREAYREDLRAVKKVADFRYVRFHAILHDEVGVYNEDEHGNPVYNFAYVDSIYDGLLKNDVRPVVEISFMPKKLAFNPDALHPFWYKQNVSPPKSMERWDDLIQHFAQHLVERYGIDEVSQWYFEVWNEPNIDFWNGIPRQESYFELYDHTAGTLKSVSPRLRVGGPATAAAQWVPEFLQHTADNHIPVDFVSTHGYADDTVHNMFGTHEDIPMDDRVGRAIAKVRGEIDHSPTPHLPLFWTEWNVPGMMEARDTIYVGPALANTVRESAGNVDMLSFWTFSDVFEEGGPTSTPFRGDFGLRAFDGINKPSYYAYGLLHQLGDQRLANTSHNLIVTRTSNGDLAIAAWNLVDPGHQGLSRELNLHLSGVPQNAKVAMQRVDQAHGNVLPQWAAMGKPKNPTPAQAEQLNRETALPAPEQTALHNGTLHLSLTPNALVLIQIEDSRH from the coding sequence ATGATGCGCCGCCGAAGCAGACTCCTACCGCTCTCTCTGATTCTTTTGTGCACTGCATGGCCGTGTTTCTCTCAGTCTCAGCCGCCCGCCGAAGAAGTCGTCACCATCGACGCCCACGCCACCACAACGCCATTCCCGCACTTCTGGGAGCAGATGTTCGGCTCCGGCCGCGCCATCCTCACCCTGCGCGAAGCCTATCGCGAAGACCTCCGCGCCGTTAAAAAAGTAGCCGACTTCCGCTACGTGCGCTTCCACGCTATCCTGCACGACGAGGTCGGCGTCTACAACGAGGACGAGCACGGCAACCCCGTCTACAACTTCGCCTACGTCGACTCCATCTACGACGGCCTCCTGAAGAACGACGTTCGCCCCGTCGTAGAGATCAGCTTCATGCCCAAAAAGCTTGCCTTCAACCCCGACGCACTCCATCCCTTCTGGTACAAGCAGAACGTCTCGCCACCAAAGAGCATGGAGCGTTGGGACGACCTCATCCAGCACTTCGCCCAGCACCTCGTCGAGCGTTACGGCATCGACGAAGTCTCTCAGTGGTACTTCGAGGTCTGGAACGAACCCAACATCGACTTCTGGAACGGCATCCCGCGCCAGGAGTCGTACTTCGAGCTCTACGATCACACCGCCGGCACACTCAAATCCGTCAGCCCTCGTCTGCGCGTAGGCGGCCCCGCCACCGCCGCAGCACAGTGGGTCCCAGAGTTTCTCCAGCACACCGCGGACAACCACATCCCCGTCGACTTCGTCTCGACCCACGGCTACGCCGACGATACCGTCCACAACATGTTCGGCACCCACGAAGACATCCCCATGGACGACCGCGTAGGCCGCGCCATAGCCAAGGTACGCGGAGAGATCGATCACTCCCCCACACCTCACCTCCCGCTCTTCTGGACCGAGTGGAACGTCCCCGGCATGATGGAGGCGCGCGACACCATCTACGTCGGCCCCGCTCTCGCCAACACCGTACGCGAGTCCGCCGGCAACGTAGACATGCTCTCCTTCTGGACCTTCTCCGACGTCTTCGAAGAAGGCGGCCCCACCAGCACCCCCTTCCGCGGAGACTTCGGACTACGCGCCTTCGACGGCATCAACAAGCCCAGCTACTACGCCTACGGTCTCCTGCACCAACTCGGCGACCAGCGTCTTGCCAACACCTCCCACAACCTGATCGTCACGCGAACATCCAACGGAGACCTGGCCATCGCAGCCTGGAATCTCGTTGACCCCGGCCACCAAGGTCTCTCCCGCGAGCTGAACCTCCATCTGTCCGGCGTCCCGCAAAACGCGAAGGTCGCGATGCAGCGAGTCGACCAGGCCCACGGAAACGTCCTGCCGCAGTGGGCAGCCATGGGCAAACCCAAAAACCCTACACCCGCCCAGGCCGAACAGCTAAACCGCGAGACCGCACTCCCCGCCCCGGAGCAGACCGCGCTTCACAATGGAACTCTCCACCTCAGCCTTACTCCGAATGCCCTGGTCCTGATTCAAATCGAAGACTCGCGACATTGA
- a CDS encoding radical SAM protein has protein sequence MKKSAVIHAWARILAGRAPSLSIEITKECPLRCPGCYAFDSAHLGGDTQLRELSDFKGDQLVQRVLELLDKEKPLHVSLVGGDPLVRHRELELLLPQIEARGIHTQIVTSAFRVIPAEWKRFKKLHMVVSVDGLQPEHDERRKPATYRRILKNIQDANITIHCTITAQIADRPRYLDQFLQFWSSQPAVTKVWFSLFTPQRGATDPEILTPRQRANIIAELRELRKKYPVLDMPDVVLQEISSPPKTPEECIFARTTMTVSADLSTKITPCQFGGNPDCEQCGCIASMGLAAVGHHRVLGPLTAGHLFLASAKIGEVWRNLQSPLSPKPIIRIKTSPFEIL, from the coding sequence ATGAAGAAATCAGCAGTCATCCACGCGTGGGCCAGAATTCTCGCCGGACGCGCCCCCTCGCTGTCTATCGAAATCACCAAAGAATGTCCCCTGCGGTGCCCCGGCTGCTATGCCTTCGACTCCGCACATCTCGGCGGAGACACCCAGCTCCGCGAACTCTCCGACTTCAAGGGAGACCAGCTCGTTCAGCGCGTGCTAGAACTTCTCGACAAAGAAAAGCCTCTACACGTCTCCCTCGTAGGCGGAGATCCCCTCGTCCGCCATCGCGAGCTCGAACTCCTTCTCCCACAGATCGAGGCTCGCGGCATCCACACCCAGATCGTCACCAGCGCCTTCCGCGTCATACCCGCCGAGTGGAAGAGATTCAAAAAGCTCCACATGGTCGTCTCCGTCGACGGCCTCCAACCCGAGCACGACGAACGCCGCAAACCCGCCACCTACCGCCGCATCCTCAAAAATATCCAGGACGCCAACATCACCATCCACTGCACCATCACCGCGCAGATCGCCGACCGCCCCAGATACCTCGACCAGTTCCTCCAGTTCTGGAGCAGTCAACCCGCGGTAACGAAGGTCTGGTTCAGCCTCTTCACCCCGCAGCGCGGCGCCACCGATCCAGAGATCCTCACCCCACGCCAGCGAGCCAACATCATCGCCGAGCTGCGCGAGCTCCGAAAGAAATATCCGGTCCTCGATATGCCGGATGTTGTTCTCCAAGAAATCTCTTCTCCACCAAAGACCCCCGAAGAGTGTATCTTCGCTCGAACAACTATGACCGTCTCCGCGGACCTCTCAACTAAAATCACCCCCTGCCAGTTTGGAGGCAACCCCGACTGCGAACAATGTGGCTGCATCGCCTCCATGGGACTGGCAGCAGTCGGCCACCACCGCGTCCTTGGTCCGCTCACCGCCGGCCACCTCTTCCTGGCCTCCGCCAAAATCGGCGAAGTCTGGCGAAACCTGCAAAGCCCCCTTTCTCCAAAACCTATCATCCGGATAAAAACATCTCCATTCGAAATCCTGTGA
- a CDS encoding class II aldolase/adducin family protein encodes MIEECIGRPEVELRRELVQFGRWLSRLGFMPGTSGNLSVRLDQERLLVTPTGMSKYLMRPSDMVIVDLEGRQLAGSRKVTSELSMHLAVYQMRADIEAVVHSHPPIATAFACAGRALDEMLCQEAVMTLGSVPLAQYATTGTDEVAASLRPFIPHHTAILMANHGAVAYGPTLTDAFLKMETVEHLAHIRLVAHQLGSSQTLSDHQLDDLLRARQKYLRNAT; translated from the coding sequence ATGATCGAAGAATGTATCGGCCGGCCCGAAGTAGAACTAAGGCGCGAACTCGTGCAGTTCGGCCGATGGCTCTCTCGACTCGGCTTCATGCCGGGAACCTCGGGAAACCTCTCCGTCAGGCTCGATCAGGAGCGCCTGCTGGTCACCCCCACCGGCATGAGCAAGTACCTCATGCGCCCCTCCGACATGGTCATCGTCGACCTCGAAGGACGACAGCTCGCAGGCTCAAGAAAGGTCACCAGCGAACTCAGCATGCACCTCGCCGTCTACCAGATGAGAGCCGACATCGAAGCCGTCGTCCACTCCCATCCCCCCATCGCCACCGCCTTCGCCTGCGCCGGCCGCGCCCTCGACGAGATGCTCTGCCAGGAGGCCGTCATGACCCTCGGCTCAGTCCCTCTGGCCCAGTACGCCACAACCGGTACCGACGAGGTCGCAGCCAGCCTCAGACCCTTCATCCCTCATCACACCGCTATCCTCATGGCCAATCACGGCGCCGTAGCCTACGGCCCCACCCTCACCGATGCCTTCCTCAAGATGGAGACCGTCGAGCACCTCGCCCACATCCGCCTCGTAGCCCACCAGCTAGGCTCCTCGCAGACCCTTAGCGACCATCAACTGGACGACCTGCTCCGCGCAAGACAAAAGTACCTCCGCAACGCAACCTAA
- a CDS encoding RNB domain-containing ribonuclease, with protein MSAHPFDLVASASAEMVREGFPVDFPDGSDAQVAAIRSTAGAKADADVRDLRGLLWSSIDNDTSRDLDQIEVAERVDGGVRVRVGVADVSALVLKDTPLDHHAAEQTQTVYTAVRNFSMLPTELSTDLTSLNEDEDRMAVVVEFVVDGEGKVQNTAIYRAQVRNRAQLAYSHVGPWLEGKAGPDAKVAASVELQEQLRLQDEAAVALRAQRVKMGALEFNRVEADPVVVDGKVESIGTAFHNRASDLIEELMIATNETMARMLREAKRSSIRRVVRSPERWARIVELVGRHGTVLPAQPDSGALNAFLQAQRESDAVHYPDLSLAIIKLMGPGEYVLAKGDDDAEQPGHFGLAAQDYAHSTAPNRRFVDLVTQRVVKAMLAGEAAPYTDEELEAIATHCNERESAGRKVERAMLKRVAAVALAGSVGKSFHGVITGANDKGTYVRVFDPPVEGKVVRGEQGLDVGDMVDVTLLHTDPQHAFIDFGRA; from the coding sequence ATGTCTGCTCATCCCTTTGATCTGGTTGCTTCTGCCTCCGCTGAGATGGTTCGCGAGGGCTTTCCTGTTGACTTTCCTGACGGCAGCGACGCGCAGGTGGCGGCGATTCGTTCGACTGCGGGAGCGAAGGCGGATGCGGATGTTCGCGATCTGCGTGGGTTGTTGTGGTCTTCGATTGATAATGACACCTCGCGGGATCTGGACCAGATTGAGGTGGCCGAGCGCGTGGACGGTGGGGTGCGCGTAAGGGTGGGGGTGGCCGATGTTTCGGCTTTGGTGCTGAAGGATACGCCGCTGGATCATCATGCGGCGGAGCAGACGCAGACGGTTTATACGGCGGTGCGGAACTTTTCCATGCTGCCGACGGAGCTTTCCACGGATCTGACCTCGTTGAATGAAGACGAGGATCGGATGGCGGTGGTGGTTGAGTTTGTGGTGGATGGCGAAGGGAAGGTGCAGAACACTGCCATCTACAGGGCGCAGGTTCGGAACAGGGCGCAGCTGGCTTACAGCCATGTGGGGCCGTGGCTTGAAGGGAAGGCGGGGCCGGATGCGAAGGTGGCTGCTTCGGTTGAGTTGCAAGAGCAGCTGCGGCTGCAGGATGAGGCGGCAGTGGCGCTGCGGGCTCAGAGGGTGAAGATGGGCGCGCTGGAGTTCAACCGGGTGGAGGCCGATCCGGTGGTGGTGGATGGCAAGGTGGAGTCGATTGGGACGGCGTTTCATAATCGGGCGAGCGATTTGATTGAAGAGTTGATGATCGCTACGAACGAGACGATGGCGCGGATGCTGCGGGAGGCGAAGCGGTCGTCGATTCGCAGGGTGGTGCGGTCGCCGGAGAGGTGGGCGCGGATTGTGGAGCTTGTGGGGCGGCATGGGACGGTGCTGCCGGCGCAGCCTGACTCGGGCGCGCTGAACGCGTTTTTGCAGGCACAGAGGGAGTCGGATGCGGTGCACTATCCGGATCTGTCGCTGGCGATCATCAAGCTGATGGGGCCGGGAGAGTATGTGCTGGCTAAGGGCGATGATGATGCGGAGCAGCCGGGGCACTTCGGGCTGGCGGCGCAGGACTATGCGCACTCGACTGCGCCGAACCGGCGGTTTGTGGACCTGGTGACGCAGCGGGTGGTGAAGGCGATGCTGGCCGGCGAGGCTGCTCCTTACACTGATGAGGAGCTTGAGGCGATTGCGACGCACTGCAATGAGAGAGAGTCGGCGGGGCGGAAGGTGGAACGGGCGATGCTGAAGCGAGTGGCGGCGGTGGCACTGGCCGGGAGCGTGGGGAAGAGCTTCCATGGAGTGATTACCGGCGCGAACGATAAGGGGACGTACGTGCGGGTGTTCGATCCGCCGGTGGAGGGCAAGGTGGTGCGGGGCGAGCAGGGGCTGGATGTGGGGGATATGGTGGATGTGACGCTGCTGCATACCGATCCGCAACATGCGTTTATCGACTTTGGACGTGCGTGA
- a CDS encoding rhamnulokinase gives MRRTPDMALVPQDTRALVAVDLGAESCRVSLLRWVAGRPVITLVHRFANAPRETEGGLRWDLGMIEAGLEHGLRLCAEIAVEGVRSIAVDGWAVDYVRVDGDGRALADPFCYRDERTIEAEQMLYEEIAPERLRECTGVQLLRINTLYQLYADRLEGLPAGEQWMNLPEYVLSRWGGARVAEFTNATHSQMVDLHGRRWCEEIFQAAELNVALAPRLVPPGTEVGRLSGELAKLGAFRDTVLIAPACHDTASAIAGIPAVGDDWAYISSGTWSLVGTVLKEPRNDAGVAAENFTNLGAVGGRVCFHKNVNGMWLIRQCLHQWAEEGPEWSVPELVAAAERVATPEGLLDVDDADLLLAGGMPQRINAQRVRMGLEALEEGAENAPAFASLIFHSLAARYAEVLERVAFHSGKKLKRLFVVGGGSQNDCLNRLTQEATGLELFRGAAESSTVGNFAVQLAVLEGSRDEVTGADAEQVSRWAGRLVLALEQTVTKS, from the coding sequence ATGAGACGGACGCCAGATATGGCGCTGGTTCCGCAGGATACGCGGGCTTTGGTGGCGGTGGACCTGGGGGCGGAGAGTTGCCGGGTGTCGCTGCTGCGATGGGTGGCGGGGCGGCCGGTGATTACGCTGGTGCATCGGTTTGCCAACGCTCCGCGTGAGACGGAGGGTGGACTGCGCTGGGATTTAGGCATGATCGAAGCTGGGCTGGAGCATGGGCTTCGACTCTGTGCGGAGATTGCTGTGGAGGGCGTGCGTTCGATTGCGGTGGATGGCTGGGCGGTGGACTATGTGCGCGTGGATGGGGATGGGAGGGCGTTGGCCGATCCGTTTTGCTATCGCGATGAGAGGACGATTGAGGCGGAGCAGATGCTGTACGAGGAGATTGCGCCTGAACGGCTGCGGGAGTGTACGGGAGTGCAGTTGCTGCGCATCAACACGCTGTATCAGTTGTATGCGGATCGATTGGAGGGACTGCCTGCAGGCGAGCAGTGGATGAATCTGCCGGAGTATGTTCTGTCGCGTTGGGGTGGGGCGCGGGTGGCAGAGTTCACGAACGCGACTCACTCGCAGATGGTGGATTTGCATGGGCGGCGGTGGTGTGAGGAGATCTTTCAGGCTGCGGAGCTGAATGTTGCGCTGGCGCCGAGGCTGGTTCCTCCGGGCACTGAGGTTGGCAGGTTGAGTGGTGAGTTGGCGAAGCTGGGGGCGTTTCGCGATACGGTGTTGATCGCTCCGGCCTGTCATGACACGGCTTCGGCGATTGCGGGGATTCCGGCGGTGGGGGATGATTGGGCTTATATCAGCTCGGGAACGTGGTCGCTGGTGGGGACTGTGTTGAAGGAGCCGAGGAACGATGCGGGTGTGGCGGCGGAGAACTTCACGAATCTTGGAGCGGTGGGGGGGAGAGTCTGCTTTCACAAGAATGTGAATGGGATGTGGTTGATCCGGCAGTGTCTGCATCAGTGGGCTGAGGAGGGCCCGGAGTGGAGTGTGCCGGAGTTGGTGGCGGCGGCGGAGAGGGTGGCGACGCCGGAGGGGTTGCTGGATGTGGACGACGCCGATCTGCTGCTGGCTGGTGGCATGCCGCAGAGGATTAATGCGCAGCGGGTGAGGATGGGGCTGGAGGCTTTGGAGGAAGGTGCGGAGAATGCTCCGGCGTTTGCGAGTTTGATCTTTCATAGCCTGGCGGCTCGGTATGCGGAGGTGCTGGAGCGCGTGGCGTTTCATAGCGGGAAGAAGTTGAAGCGGTTGTTTGTGGTGGGTGGCGGGAGTCAGAATGATTGTCTGAATCGGCTGACGCAGGAGGCTACGGGGTTGGAGTTGTTTCGTGGCGCGGCGGAGAGCTCGACGGTGGGGAACTTCGCGGTGCAGCTGGCGGTGCTGGAGGGTAGCCGGGATGAGGTGACGGGCGCGGATGCGGAGCAGGTGTCGCGATGGGCGGGGCGGTTGGTTTTGGCTCTGGAGCAGACGGTTACGAAGAGTTAG
- a CDS encoding bifunctional rhamnulose-1-phosphate aldolase/short-chain dehydrogenase: protein MTAQGGLKFLEDRWDEAVSAKLDAPELLRYRSNLLGSDLRITNFGGGNTSSKLEQVDPLDGKTKQILWVKGSGGDLGSIKRAGFATLYMDKLLTLEKAYRGVDLEDEMVEMYPLCTFGNNPVAASIDTPLHGFLPFAHVDHLHPDWGIALAASANGKIKMEEFNKEFGHKLAWLPWQRPGFELGMMLKKIVEETPGCDGVVLGGHGLFTWGETQRESYLNTITIIDQLGQFIERHGSVTGHKHFCGGQVKSREDRAAIALQVMPYLRGVVSRKQRWIGSFSDLPQVMEFVNSAQAEKLAHLGTSCPDHFIRTKIRPMFLKWNPAGDPAELKELIESSLETYRAEYAEYYKKHAVKDSPAVRDASPTVVLVPGVGMFSFGKNKTESRITGEFYINAIGVMQGAGALGAGVDCKDISPQRASSPGTPEIPQAGPAASADQFTVHANYVALPPSEAFRIEYWKLEEAKIRRQPPEKELSRRVALVVGGGSGIGREVALLAAQRGAHVVVADRDVKGAEAVAEEVKAIAGREAVSWTSIDIRDRKTIKAALEATVKQFGGIDILINTAALFPSSPDGVISDAQWALTLEVNVTANYLLTDEAAKIFAEQGIDASVVLTSSANAVVAKRGSEAYDVSKAALSHLVRELAVSLSPKVRVNGISPATVVKGSTMFPRDRVIASLKKYKLPFEETDTDDGLRNVLAQFYATRTLTHQPIDPKDCAEAIMFLAGPLARCTTGHLIPVDGGLTEAYLR from the coding sequence ATGACGGCACAGGGCGGCCTGAAGTTTTTGGAAGATCGTTGGGATGAGGCGGTATCGGCGAAGCTGGATGCACCAGAGCTGCTGCGATACAGATCGAACCTGCTGGGCTCGGATCTGCGGATCACCAACTTCGGTGGGGGAAATACGAGCTCGAAGTTGGAGCAGGTCGATCCGCTGGATGGTAAGACGAAGCAGATTCTGTGGGTGAAGGGGAGTGGGGGCGATCTGGGGAGCATCAAGCGCGCAGGGTTTGCGACGCTCTACATGGATAAGCTGCTGACGCTGGAGAAGGCGTATCGCGGGGTGGATCTCGAAGACGAGATGGTGGAGATGTATCCGCTGTGTACGTTCGGGAACAATCCGGTTGCGGCTTCGATTGATACGCCGCTGCATGGGTTTTTGCCATTCGCGCATGTGGACCATCTGCATCCGGATTGGGGGATCGCACTGGCGGCCTCGGCGAACGGGAAGATCAAGATGGAGGAGTTCAACAAAGAGTTTGGACATAAGCTGGCGTGGCTGCCGTGGCAGAGGCCGGGGTTTGAGCTGGGCATGATGCTGAAGAAGATCGTGGAGGAGACGCCGGGGTGCGATGGCGTGGTGCTGGGTGGGCATGGGCTGTTTACGTGGGGAGAGACGCAGCGCGAGAGCTACCTGAATACGATTACGATCATCGATCAGCTGGGGCAGTTTATTGAACGGCATGGTTCGGTTACGGGGCATAAGCACTTTTGCGGCGGGCAGGTGAAGAGTCGCGAAGACAGGGCTGCGATTGCGCTGCAGGTGATGCCTTATCTGCGTGGGGTGGTGTCGCGGAAGCAGCGGTGGATTGGGAGCTTTAGCGATCTGCCGCAGGTGATGGAGTTTGTGAACTCGGCGCAGGCGGAGAAGCTGGCGCACCTGGGGACGAGCTGCCCGGATCACTTTATTCGAACGAAGATTCGGCCGATGTTTCTCAAGTGGAATCCGGCGGGTGATCCGGCGGAGCTGAAGGAGTTGATTGAGAGTTCGCTTGAGACCTATCGCGCGGAGTATGCGGAGTACTACAAGAAGCATGCGGTGAAGGATTCGCCTGCGGTGCGGGATGCGAGCCCTACGGTGGTGTTGGTGCCGGGTGTGGGGATGTTCAGCTTTGGAAAGAATAAGACGGAGTCGCGGATTACAGGCGAGTTTTACATCAATGCGATTGGCGTGATGCAAGGCGCGGGTGCCCTGGGTGCGGGCGTGGATTGCAAGGATATTTCACCCCAGCGAGCAAGCTCGCCGGGGACACCGGAGATTCCGCAGGCTGGGCCCGCGGCTTCGGCGGATCAGTTTACGGTGCATGCGAACTATGTTGCTCTGCCGCCGAGTGAGGCGTTTCGGATTGAGTACTGGAAGCTGGAAGAGGCGAAGATTCGCAGACAGCCGCCGGAGAAGGAGTTGAGTCGGCGGGTTGCTTTGGTGGTTGGCGGTGGGAGTGGAATTGGCCGCGAGGTTGCGCTGCTTGCCGCTCAACGCGGGGCGCATGTGGTGGTGGCCGATCGCGACGTGAAGGGCGCGGAGGCGGTTGCAGAGGAGGTGAAGGCGATTGCCGGGAGAGAGGCTGTCAGCTGGACGAGCATTGATATTCGTGATCGGAAGACGATCAAGGCTGCTCTTGAGGCGACGGTGAAGCAGTTTGGCGGGATCGATATTTTGATCAATACGGCGGCGCTGTTTCCTTCTTCGCCGGATGGTGTGATCAGCGATGCGCAGTGGGCTTTGACGCTGGAGGTTAATGTTACGGCGAACTATCTGCTGACGGATGAGGCGGCGAAGATCTTTGCGGAGCAGGGGATCGATGCGAGCGTGGTGCTGACGAGTTCGGCGAATGCGGTTGTGGCGAAGCGTGGCAGTGAGGCTTACGACGTGAGCAAGGCGGCGTTGAGTCATCTGGTGCGGGAGTTGGCGGTTTCGCTGTCGCCGAAGGTGCGGGTGAATGGGATCAGTCCGGCTACGGTGGTGAAGGGGTCGACGATGTTTCCGCGGGATCGCGTGATCGCTTCGTTGAAGAAGTACAAACTGCCGTTTGAAGAGACGGATACGGATGACGGATTGCGAAATGTGCTGGCGCAGTTTTATGCGACGCGGACGTTGACGCATCAGCCGATTGATCCGAAGGATTGTGCGGAGGCGATTATGTTCCTTGCGGGGCCTCTGGCTCGATGCACGACGGGACACTTGATTCCGGTGGATGGTGGTTTGACGGAAGCGTATCTGCGATAG